Proteins found in one Actinokineospora alba genomic segment:
- a CDS encoding CHAT domain-containing protein, translating to MTWEHHHQAALAHQERGEPLRARPHARLAREHAATAAQAAESALVMAWIAHQVGDHGTAVALIDDARPALSGQLLARADCLHGLALSMMAEHESALTVLARAADRLHDGHWRANALVGIGISAGYLRRSAVAEDAFDRAHDLYLAHGKPERARTCLHNKGFVAAQAGDFSRALRLYDAAAIDETKRPEVLVDRANALLGVGLVNSAGRALARAAVALGANGRGPAFAEATLAHARRALLAGDPDTAAKAAGTAAELFEEQRNPGWSAHAHAVRLRAMGRTSTDVADRCERAGWVAEAAELRLLAGRLDLVEPHRFAAEPGLRALGWLARARAARDPRAAFAACRAGGLGDSRLAAVGVDAAVAGGRPRTIFSWVERSRGVQAPGFREISAALGDRVLLDFFVHKGQMRMVSVSRGRFHSHVVGPADAIVEAAESLRVSSTLDARTGGATASQRAARVLDAMLFAGPVIRDLVVLPSAELSSVPWAALPSLVGRPVSVAPSAAAWLRAELAPERTGPTAWIACPGLTHAAGEVAALRARHGGTLVTGEESTVANVLGAMSGAGLVHIAAHGRHHAAAPRYSTLALADGPLHAYDIERLPEPPRRLVLSSCESGKADLLGLIAVLLGLGVSTVIASTLPVPDDLAVPLMTALHEHLAAGAGPAKALADAQLAHGHLGFACYGKPG from the coding sequence GTGACCTGGGAACACCATCACCAGGCCGCGCTCGCCCATCAGGAACGCGGCGAGCCGTTGCGGGCCCGGCCGCACGCGCGGCTGGCCCGCGAACACGCGGCGACCGCGGCGCAGGCGGCGGAGTCCGCGCTGGTCATGGCCTGGATCGCGCATCAGGTCGGCGACCATGGCACGGCCGTCGCGCTGATCGACGACGCTCGGCCCGCGTTGTCCGGCCAGCTTCTCGCGCGTGCGGACTGTCTGCACGGGCTGGCGCTCTCCATGATGGCCGAGCACGAATCGGCGCTCACCGTCCTGGCACGAGCGGCGGATCGGCTGCACGACGGCCACTGGCGGGCCAACGCCCTGGTCGGCATCGGCATCTCGGCGGGCTACCTGCGGCGGTCCGCCGTGGCGGAAGACGCCTTCGACCGCGCGCACGACCTCTATCTCGCCCACGGCAAACCGGAGCGGGCCCGGACCTGCTTGCACAACAAGGGATTCGTCGCCGCCCAGGCAGGCGACTTCAGCCGCGCCCTGCGCCTCTACGACGCCGCGGCCATCGACGAGACCAAGCGGCCGGAAGTCCTGGTGGACCGGGCTAACGCGCTGCTCGGCGTCGGCTTGGTCAACAGCGCCGGACGGGCGCTCGCCCGGGCGGCGGTGGCACTCGGCGCCAACGGGCGTGGGCCCGCTTTCGCCGAGGCGACCCTCGCCCACGCGCGCCGTGCGCTGCTGGCGGGCGATCCCGACACCGCGGCGAAGGCAGCGGGGACCGCGGCCGAACTGTTCGAGGAGCAGCGCAATCCCGGGTGGTCGGCGCACGCCCACGCCGTGCGCCTGCGGGCCATGGGCCGGACTTCGACCGACGTCGCCGACCGGTGCGAGCGGGCGGGCTGGGTGGCCGAAGCCGCTGAACTGCGGTTGCTCGCCGGGCGGCTGGATCTCGTCGAGCCACACCGGTTCGCGGCCGAACCCGGTCTGCGTGCGCTGGGCTGGCTGGCCCGGGCCCGCGCGGCGCGCGATCCGCGGGCCGCTTTCGCCGCCTGCCGCGCGGGCGGTCTCGGCGACTCACGGCTCGCCGCGGTCGGGGTCGACGCCGCCGTCGCGGGTGGCAGGCCCCGAACGATCTTCAGCTGGGTCGAACGCTCGCGTGGCGTGCAAGCCCCTGGGTTTCGAGAAATCAGCGCGGCGCTCGGCGACCGCGTGTTGCTCGACTTTTTTGTCCACAAAGGACAGATGCGGATGGTTTCCGTTTCCCGAGGGCGGTTCCACTCACACGTCGTCGGCCCTGCGGACGCGATCGTCGAAGCCGCCGAGAGCCTGCGCGTTTCGTCCACACTGGACGCCAGAACCGGCGGCGCCACGGCTTCTCAGCGCGCGGCACGGGTACTTGACGCGATGCTGTTCGCGGGGCCGGTGATCCGGGATCTGGTCGTGCTTCCGTCGGCGGAGTTGTCGTCGGTTCCCTGGGCGGCGCTGCCGAGCCTGGTGGGCAGGCCGGTCTCGGTGGCGCCCTCGGCCGCCGCCTGGCTGCGCGCGGAACTCGCCCCCGAGCGGACCGGGCCGACCGCGTGGATCGCCTGCCCTGGCTTGACCCACGCGGCGGGTGAAGTGGCCGCCCTGCGGGCCCGGCACGGCGGCACGCTGGTGACCGGCGAGGAGTCGACCGTCGCGAACGTGCTCGGCGCGATGTCCGGCGCCGGTCTCGTGCACATCGCCGCCCACGGCCGCCACCACGCGGCGGCGCCGCGGTACTCCACGCTGGCCTTGGCCGACGGCCCGCTGCACGCCTACGACATCGAGCGCCTTCCCGAGCCTCCCCGACGGCTGGTGCTGTCGTCCTGCGAATCGGGCAAGGCGGACCTGCTGGGCCTGATCGCCGTTCTGCTCGGCCTGGGTGTCAGCACGGTGATCGCCAGCACCCTGCCGGTCCCCGACGATTTGGCGGTTCCGCTCATGACCGCGCTCCACGAGCACCTCGCGGCGGGCGCGGGGCCGGCGAAGGCACTCGCGGACGCCCAACTGGCGCACGGACACCTGGGGTTCGCCTGCTACGGCAAGCCGGGATGA
- a CDS encoding S8 family peptidase: protein MHTDEIAERHPAFQHHDPGGPAECLVHRGQLLVPLGGLDAAVDALGRWIDRVDSADHATLRLRPTADAVRIAADYADRLKVSANHVHTVMVGAPIMHGTGAKPEPVELPPEPPAEEWAKPVTVLILDTGVDPHPWFTSRPWFGEWGPTPETLDFEGDGVTDAQAGHGTFVTGVALRHAPGAVLRHHRVLSSHGLTDDRTVAMALRRTRQHAAARGEHLDVIVLTAGCHTADDRCPPALTHEFARFTDTVVVAAAGNNGTSRPFWPAALPSVVAVGATKPDGGPAAFSGHGPWVDTAAPGVDVVSAHVRQSETGRTYGAARWSGTSFAAPRVAAEIAKAINDGLTHTAAREQVSPVMSR from the coding sequence GTGCACACCGATGAGATCGCCGAGCGCCATCCCGCCTTCCAGCACCACGACCCGGGCGGCCCCGCCGAGTGCCTGGTCCACCGCGGCCAGCTCCTCGTCCCGCTCGGCGGCCTCGACGCCGCCGTCGACGCGCTCGGCCGCTGGATCGACCGCGTGGACTCGGCCGACCACGCGACCCTGCGGCTGCGCCCGACGGCGGACGCCGTCCGGATCGCCGCGGACTACGCCGACCGCCTCAAGGTGTCGGCCAACCACGTCCACACGGTCATGGTCGGCGCCCCGATCATGCACGGCACCGGCGCCAAGCCCGAGCCCGTCGAGCTGCCGCCGGAACCGCCCGCCGAGGAGTGGGCCAAGCCGGTCACGGTGCTGATCCTGGACACGGGCGTGGACCCGCACCCGTGGTTCACCAGCCGCCCCTGGTTCGGCGAGTGGGGTCCGACCCCGGAGACCCTCGACTTCGAGGGCGACGGTGTCACCGACGCCCAAGCGGGCCACGGCACCTTCGTCACCGGGGTGGCCCTGCGCCATGCGCCCGGGGCGGTCCTGCGCCACCACCGGGTGCTGAGCTCCCACGGCCTCACCGACGACCGCACGGTGGCCATGGCCCTGCGCCGCACACGGCAACACGCGGCGGCACGCGGGGAGCACCTCGACGTCATCGTCCTGACCGCCGGCTGCCACACCGCGGACGACCGCTGCCCGCCCGCGCTGACCCACGAGTTCGCCCGCTTCACCGACACCGTGGTGGTCGCCGCCGCGGGCAACAACGGCACCTCCCGACCCTTCTGGCCCGCGGCCCTCCCGTCGGTGGTCGCGGTGGGCGCCACCAAGCCGGACGGCGGCCCGGCCGCGTTCTCCGGCCACGGCCCCTGGGTCGACACCGCCGCGCCGGGTGTGGACGTCGTCAGCGCCCACGTCCGCCAGTCGGAAACCGGCCGGACCTATGGCGCTGCCCGCTGGAGCGGCACCTCCTTCGCCGCGCCCAGGGTGGCGGCTGAGATCGCCAAGGCCATCAACGACGGCCTGACCCACACCGCCGCACGGGAACAGGTGTCGCCGGTGATGTCCCGGTGA
- the yczR gene encoding MocR-like transcription factor YczR, protein MASSVPPSGRVSKQQLVRLLGEWRAHGSRQGSAGLAAGIKLLVLDGQIPPGTVLPAERELAEALGVSRTLVGTAWDLLRADGLIVSRRGSGSWTALPVPADRTWESLDEQPLDLARAAPEAVPGIAKAIDAVRSRFAAELAGHGYHDYGVDILRQRVAERYTARGLPTSPAEVLITNGAHHALALVLRTMTDPGDRVLVELPTYPNAIDAIKAAHAIPVAVPLAEDGWDHEGIEAALRQASPRLAHFIVDFHNPTGRRLDAEGRARLVSALRRARTPVVVDETLVELDLDGDPLDGPAPLPAFGGGMVMAVGSASKSHWGGLRLGWVRASEQVIRRIAAARHAYDLGSPVLEQLVLAELYADADPVPRERRAELAARRDALVEAVRTHCPQWTFEVPCGGLSLWCRLPEPIGTRLAVTAQNFGVRVAPGSRFAAHGGLERWLRLPYTLPPAQLAEAVRRLSLVAENVTGSPAPISPYGHIPVA, encoded by the coding sequence ATGGCGTCGAGTGTTCCACCCAGTGGGCGGGTGTCCAAGCAGCAATTGGTCCGGTTGTTGGGTGAGTGGCGGGCCCACGGCAGCAGGCAGGGCTCGGCCGGGCTGGCCGCCGGGATCAAGCTGCTGGTCCTCGACGGGCAGATCCCGCCCGGCACCGTCCTCCCCGCCGAGCGCGAACTCGCGGAGGCCCTGGGCGTCAGCCGCACGCTCGTCGGCACCGCGTGGGACCTGCTGCGCGCCGACGGCCTGATCGTCAGCAGGCGTGGGTCCGGGTCGTGGACCGCCCTGCCCGTCCCAGCCGACCGGACGTGGGAGTCGCTCGACGAACAACCCCTCGACCTTGCCCGCGCGGCGCCCGAGGCGGTGCCGGGCATCGCCAAGGCCATCGACGCCGTGCGCTCCCGGTTCGCCGCGGAACTGGCGGGTCACGGCTACCACGACTACGGCGTCGACATCCTGCGTCAGCGCGTCGCCGAGCGCTACACCGCCCGCGGCCTGCCGACCTCCCCGGCCGAGGTGCTGATCACCAACGGCGCCCACCACGCGCTCGCGCTTGTCCTGCGCACGATGACCGACCCCGGCGACCGGGTCCTGGTCGAACTCCCCACCTACCCCAACGCCATCGACGCGATCAAGGCGGCGCACGCCATCCCCGTCGCTGTCCCGCTGGCCGAGGACGGCTGGGACCACGAGGGCATCGAGGCCGCGTTGCGCCAGGCGTCGCCGCGCCTGGCCCACTTCATCGTCGACTTCCACAACCCGACCGGCCGCAGGCTCGACGCCGAGGGGCGCGCCCGGCTCGTCTCGGCGCTGCGCCGCGCGCGGACGCCCGTCGTCGTGGACGAGACCCTGGTCGAACTCGACCTCGACGGCGACCCGCTCGACGGGCCCGCGCCGCTGCCCGCGTTCGGCGGTGGCATGGTCATGGCCGTCGGGTCGGCCAGCAAGTCGCACTGGGGTGGGTTGCGGCTGGGCTGGGTGCGCGCGTCGGAGCAGGTCATCCGGCGGATCGCCGCCGCCCGGCACGCCTACGATCTGGGCTCGCCGGTGCTCGAACAGCTTGTCCTGGCTGAACTTTACGCCGATGCGGACCCGGTTCCGCGGGAGCGCCGCGCGGAGCTCGCGGCCCGTCGCGACGCCTTGGTCGAGGCCGTCCGCACCCATTGTCCACAGTGGACTTTCGAGGTGCCCTGCGGCGGGCTGAGCCTGTGGTGCCGATTGCCGGAGCCGATCGGCACCCGGCTCGCGGTGACCGCCCAGAACTTCGGGGTCCGGGTGGCGCCCGGATCGCGGTTCGCCGCCCACGGCGGCCTCGAACGCTGGCTCCGGCTGCCCTACACGCTGCCCCCCGCGCAACTGGCCGAAGCCGTGCGCAGACTGTCGCTGGTGGCCGAGAATGTCACCGGATCGCCTGCACCGATAAGTCCGTATGGGCACATTCCGGTCGCTTGA
- the yczE gene encoding membrane protein YczE, translated as MAVVNLQHVPVRVAPGRRLTQLFAGLALYGASMALQIEAVLGLAPWDVLHEALNKVTGLSFGTITAITGAIVMLCWIPLRQRPGVGTIANIVLISVSVDVTLFLLPTPDSLPVRIAFLAAGIVLNGLATAAYIGARLGPGPRDGLMTGIANRFGFSIRWVRTGIEVAVLATGWLLGGTVGIGTALYAVAIGPLAQLFLPLVSWKTIDPTINSGEAGS; from the coding sequence ATGGCCGTAGTCAACCTCCAGCATGTCCCGGTCCGGGTCGCGCCCGGACGCCGTCTCACCCAGCTGTTCGCCGGACTCGCGCTCTACGGGGCGAGCATGGCGCTGCAGATCGAGGCGGTGCTCGGCCTCGCGCCGTGGGACGTGCTGCACGAGGCGCTGAACAAGGTCACGGGGCTCAGCTTCGGCACGATCACCGCGATTACCGGTGCGATCGTGATGCTGTGCTGGATCCCGCTGCGGCAGCGACCCGGAGTGGGGACTATCGCCAACATCGTGCTGATCTCGGTGTCGGTGGATGTGACGCTGTTCCTGCTGCCCACACCGGATTCCCTACCGGTTCGGATCGCGTTCCTCGCCGCCGGGATCGTCCTTAATGGACTCGCCACCGCCGCGTACATCGGCGCCCGGCTCGGACCGGGGCCGCGCGACGGCCTGATGACCGGGATCGCCAACCGGTTCGGGTTCTCGATCCGCTGGGTCCGAACGGGAATCGAGGTGGCGGTCCTCGCCACCGGCTGGCTGCTCGGCGGCACTGTCGGAATCGGGACCGCGCTCTACGCGGTGGCGATCGGGCCGCTCGCGCAGCTGTTCCTGCCGCTGGTCTCGTGGAAGACGATTGACCCGACCATCAATTCCGGGGAGGCGGGCAGCTAG
- a CDS encoding Clp protease N-terminal domain-containing protein translates to MFERFTKSARVIVRDGVHLAEQERAALIRPEHFLLAMLKDADTVSAKILAAHGVTTAAVTEAIAKVHRRGGLSQADTAALSEVGIDVDAVVEALESAHGEGALAPAKRRRTFGPRWRVPIAPESKKVIEGALREALARKESTIGDQHVLLALLAEPGVVTDILADFGVTHRVVSAELAQAG, encoded by the coding sequence ATGTTCGAGCGATTCACCAAGTCCGCCCGCGTCATCGTGCGCGACGGCGTCCACCTGGCCGAACAGGAGCGTGCCGCGCTGATTCGGCCCGAGCACTTCCTGCTGGCCATGCTCAAGGACGCCGACACGGTCAGCGCGAAGATCCTCGCCGCGCACGGCGTCACCACCGCCGCGGTCACCGAAGCGATCGCCAAGGTCCACCGCCGCGGCGGACTGTCCCAAGCGGACACGGCGGCGCTGAGCGAGGTCGGCATCGACGTCGACGCGGTGGTCGAGGCACTCGAGTCCGCTCATGGTGAAGGCGCCCTGGCTCCGGCCAAGCGGCGGCGCACGTTCGGTCCGCGGTGGCGCGTCCCGATCGCTCCGGAGTCCAAGAAGGTCATCGAGGGAGCCCTGCGGGAAGCGTTGGCCCGCAAGGAATCCACGATCGGCGACCAGCACGTCCTGCTGGCGCTGCTCGCCGAGCCGGGCGTAGTGACCGATATCCTGGCGGACTTCGGCGTCACGCACCGTGTCGTCAGCGCGGAGTTGGCCCAGGCGGGCTAG
- a CDS encoding sigma factor-like helix-turn-helix DNA-binding protein, translated as MAEATQLATAAGDKDPRVGLRAVAALRRLLEQLEAVQVRSARIDGWSWQEIADELGVSKQAVHKKYGRK; from the coding sequence ATGGCTGAAGCAACCCAGTTGGCCACGGCGGCGGGCGACAAGGACCCCAGGGTCGGTCTGCGCGCGGTGGCCGCCTTGCGTCGACTACTCGAACAACTCGAGGCCGTCCAGGTCCGCAGTGCCCGGATCGACGGCTGGTCCTGGCAGGAGATCGCGGACGAACTCGGCGTGAGCAAGCAGGCCGTGCACAAGAAATACGGGAGGAAGTAG
- a CDS encoding UDP-glucose dehydrogenase family protein, which produces MFVRRIAVIGTGYVGLTTGACLASLGHDVVCADVDADKIKRLTAGEVDILEPGLAELVAGGIAAGRLTFVLGAAAAVERQPEVMFLCVPTPMGVGGVADLSIVESVIEETRDLLPSGCVVVNKSTVPVGTAERTEELLVRDDVAVVSNPEFLREGSAVYDFLNPDRIVVGGSKQDAAERVAALYSRLGAPTVLTDAPSAELVKYAANCFLAMKLSYVNAVAELCDRLGADITDVTEGMGYDKRIGQAFLQPGPGWGGSCLPKDTSAMLQLADAADFEFRLIRATIDTNTRQRLRMVEKIRLAVTGKKGGSLSHVKIGLLGLTFKAGTDDLRDSPALAVAALLRQAGATLTGYDPALKPGVTHPDLNSITIAEDPYQAAQDAEALIVLTEWPEFRSLDWPRLAGEVRKPIVVDTRNLLDPAVARRAGFEWIGVGKH; this is translated from the coding sequence GTGTTCGTACGACGGATCGCCGTGATCGGGACCGGATATGTGGGACTGACGACGGGCGCGTGCCTGGCCTCACTGGGCCACGACGTCGTGTGCGCCGACGTCGACGCCGACAAGATCAAGCGCCTGACCGCGGGCGAGGTCGACATCCTCGAACCGGGTCTCGCCGAACTCGTGGCCGGGGGCATCGCCGCGGGCAGGTTGACCTTCGTCCTGGGCGCGGCGGCCGCCGTCGAGCGCCAGCCGGAGGTCATGTTCCTGTGCGTCCCGACGCCGATGGGCGTGGGTGGCGTGGCGGACCTGAGCATCGTCGAGTCGGTCATCGAGGAAACCCGAGACCTGCTGCCTTCGGGCTGCGTCGTGGTCAACAAGTCCACGGTCCCGGTCGGCACCGCGGAACGGACCGAGGAACTCCTGGTCCGGGACGATGTCGCAGTCGTCTCCAACCCGGAATTCCTGCGCGAGGGCAGCGCGGTCTACGACTTCCTCAACCCCGACCGAATCGTCGTCGGCGGCAGCAAACAGGACGCCGCCGAACGAGTCGCCGCGCTCTACTCGAGGCTCGGCGCCCCCACCGTGCTGACCGACGCCCCCAGCGCCGAACTGGTGAAGTACGCCGCCAACTGCTTCCTCGCGATGAAGCTGTCCTATGTCAACGCCGTCGCCGAACTGTGCGACCGCCTCGGTGCGGACATCACTGATGTCACTGAGGGCATGGGCTACGACAAGCGCATCGGCCAGGCGTTCCTGCAGCCCGGCCCCGGCTGGGGCGGTTCCTGCCTGCCCAAGGACACCTCGGCCATGCTCCAACTGGCCGACGCCGCCGACTTCGAGTTCCGCCTCATCCGGGCCACCATCGACACCAACACCCGCCAGCGCCTGCGCATGGTGGAGAAGATCCGCCTCGCCGTCACCGGCAAAAAGGGCGGCTCCCTGTCGCACGTGAAGATCGGCCTACTGGGCCTGACCTTCAAGGCAGGCACCGACGACCTGCGCGATTCCCCCGCACTGGCAGTGGCAGCCCTCCTGCGACAGGCGGGAGCGACCCTCACCGGCTACGACCCGGCCCTGAAGCCGGGGGTCACCCACCCGGACCTGAACTCGATCACCATCGCGGAAGACCCATACCAGGCAGCGCAGGACGCCGAAGCCCTGATCGTGCTGACGGAATGGCCGGAGTTCCGCTCCCTGGACTGGCCCCGGCTGGCAGGAGAGGTGCGAAAGCCGATCGTCGTCGACACCCGCAACCTCCTGGACCCGGCAGTCGCCCGCCGCGCGGGTTTTGAATGGATTGGTGTGGGCAAGCACTAG